A part of Rhopalosiphum maidis isolate BTI-1 chromosome 3, ASM367621v3, whole genome shotgun sequence genomic DNA contains:
- the LOC113556521 gene encoding plexin-B isoform X1, translated as MDWKFITVGKLVMPNSKLCFVLVLLLITTTLKCSLAMSVIAKYPQNTQSECFSNHLLHMAVDKSLGGRVYIGAVNKLIQLEGSNLTVETCANTGPLSDSPQCPASGCPTSPPVETSLTDNYNKILIIDLESRMLIVCGSIFQGACNKYKMSNVSLPAQFIPMSIAANTEQASTYAFIGPEHYNNWGFSNVLYVGTTFTNNGDYRHAVPAISSRSLYTLNLAETSFLKQSSLNINVNYRDRFLVKYIYGFNSSDYAYFVVVQKHSPLPGQEELGYVTRLARVCIDDANYDSYTEVTLQCMVKESSNSDDLVNYKLAQDLKLSNAGEDLAASLGIETNDQVLVGSFSPSQGITNEPMPKSAICAFSMQYIESKFNENIHMCFNGTIKYRNMPYVSGLILQGNCPPAGSTGNILNFCEIGLKISGTEPITTQAAINFPDHLISSITLATTERNTIIFLGTSTGILKKVLLSSATHAVNYEELVLDNGNAILPDTSLTTNGEHLYVLTRSNVLKVRVEHCYSFTNCSSCLEANDPYCGWCSLERRCTVRSTCQKASHSSPRWLSLGTGQQCIDFEQISPDRIPIHQMSKLQLVIKTLPELPAGAKYRCVFGKSDPLDAVVTQFGLQCSTPSIQSRPKIPKNQDHIYVSLSVRSSETNKDFVSRNFAYYDCSAHTRCMECVKSQWACNWCVYENKCTNNVSSCQRIIISGENNPTRLKSHGAMYCPRFVQPAQKILLPNGVPKEIVLQVENLPNPQVGHTGFQCIINIEGAKLMVPARVEEKYIVCDKTTYSYETNSGEYDAMVSMVWNRNHHVDTINVTLYKCDILGSHREHPDCSLCVTRNRKYQCTWCLSTCVYSETCLEKSSNECPKPRIDMIKPLSGPIEGGTMVTIEGSNLGLNREDVWGKIHIGGILCHLVDYEVSVKIVCRTGPSNTEKIASIVVGNNAGLTESSVHFNYKSVKLDKVTPSMGPQSGGTLLAISGHNLNIGSSVTAFLDNFPCTVNTTHASSTRLTCVTSAANRPLTVNSMHLIIDGSNRTLAKPFTYRSDPTVAEIKPLISFLSGGRMITVHGTNFDIIQKPEMVIYVDSDFIHPINKTECIVLNSAQMECPSPSANSQFLKSIKSYRKRRRHTANGKYLDSYLTLKIGFIMDNVAAVKDLEKHLKVLQSQIVYVQDPKYFQFSNTIKSYKGDTLVIEGENLNLACDESDVNVTIGMEVCNVTSLANTQLVCIPPQYQPQPIDDFGSPTKTGLPLVVVRVGKKLRFNVGYLQYDVLSTYSFSPEAIAGAVTSALCIIIIFFIILFLYRRKSTQAEREYKRIQIQMDTLESNVRSECKQAFAELQTDMTDLTADLESSGIPTLDHNEYILKVFFPGVRDHPILNESKVVIAGSTTNYDAAMMQFEQLINNKHFVLSFIDTLESQKTFSIRDKVNVASLLMVVLMNKMEYATDVLRSLLLRLIDKSVMSKHPHLMLRRTESVVEKMLTNWMALNMYKYLKDYAGSSLFLLYKAIKHQVEKGPVDALTYDARYSLSEDRLLREQIDHRVVNLYVMQDELDDKVQCKVLDCDTISQVKSKILDAVYKNTAFSLRPSVYDVDLEWRHGRGGHLTLQDYDVTTKNLCGWKKLNTLAHYGVKESAVMTLIPRQHDTYNKSCMQSCHNCTSGYYSGAIISTTNGGIETGSSSTGTVYHLIRSTDTQQQYHTNKMPERTHKAIPEIFLTRLLSTKGTIQKFVDDFFSTILAANETLPPAVKWLFDLFDDAAKKYNIIDPEVVHSWKSNSLPLRFWVNFIKNPDFIFDIDKTPTVDSCLSVIAQTFMDSCSTSDHRLGKDSPSNKLLFAKDIPQYRETVLRFYSDIQKLPQITDQELSTTMQQLSVSHFGQFHIVSALKELYIYASKYNDAILDSLELDPYCQKINLSHKLNKVAGTLEGDEAAIC; from the exons ATGGATTGGAAATTTATTACTGTGG gAAAATTGGTGATGCCGAATTCCAAACTATGTTTTGTGTTGGTGTTATTGCTAATAACTACAACATTAAAATGCAGTTTAGCAATGTCAGTTATAGCTAAATACCCACAGAATACACAATCAGAATGTTTTTCAAACCATCTACTTCATATGGCTGTAGACAAGAGTTTAGGGGGCCGAGTTTACATTGGTGcagtaaacaaattaatacaacTAGAAGGGTCCAATTTAACTGTGGAAACATGTGCCAATACTGGTCCACTATCAGATAGTCCACAATGTCCAGCAAGTGGTTGTCCAACATCTCCACCCGTTGAAACATCACTTACtgacaactataataaaattttaatcatcgATTTAGAATCTCGAATGTTAATAGTATGTGGTTCTATTTTCCAAGGGGcttgtaataagtataaaatgtcaaatgtGTCATTACCAGCACAATTTATTCCTATGAGTATTGCTGCTAATACAGAACAAGCTTCTACATATGCCTTCATTGGACCagaacactataataattgggGATTCTCAAATGTATTGTATGTTGGAACCACTTTTACTAACAATGGAGATTATAGACATGCTGTACCAGCAATTTCAAGTCGTAGTCTTTACACATTAAATTTAGCAGAAACCtcgtttttaaaacaatcttCACTTAACATCAATGTTAATTATCGTGACCGTTTccttgttaaatatatttatggattCAATTCGAGTGattatgcatattttgttgttgttcaAAAACATTCACCATTACCAGGACAAGAAGAATTAGGATATGTTACTAGATTAGCTAGAGTTTGTATAGATGATGCCAATTATGATAGTTACACTGAAGTGACATTGCAATGTATGGTAAAAGAATCATCCAACTCTGATGATTTGGTGAATTATAAGCTTGCTCAAGACTTAAAGCTAAGTAATGCCGGTGAAGACTTAGCAGCTAGTCTTGGTATTGAAACCAATGACCAGGTTTTAGTTGGATCTTTTTCACCAAGTCAAGGTATTACTAATGAACCAATGCCTAAATCAGCAATATGTGCTTTTAGTATGCAATACATTGAATCTAAGTTTAATGAAAACATTCATATGTGTTTTAATGGTACAATCAAATATCGTAATATGCCATATGTTTCCGGATTAATATTGCAAGGAAATTGTCCCCCTGCAGGG tcgactggaaatattttaaacttttgtgAAATTGGCTTAAAAATATCAGGAACAGAGCCAATTACTACACAAGCTGCAATCAATTTTCCAGATCATCTTATTTCCTCAATAACATTAGCAACAACAGAaagaaatactattatttttttgggaaCTTCGACAGGAATTCTTAAAAAA gtattattatcatctgcAACACATGCTGTAAATTATGAAGAATTGGTCTTGGACAATGGAAATGCTATATTACCAGATACATCACTTACTACTAATGGAgaacatttatatgtattaactcGAAGCaat gtGTTGAAAGTAAGAGTAGAGCATTGTTACAGTTTTACTAATTGTTCTTCATGTTTGGAAGCAAATGATCCTTACTGTGGTTGGTGTTCTCTTGAAAGAAG GTGTACTGTTAGAAGTACTTGTCAAAAAGCAAGCCATAGCTCACCACGATGGTTATCTCTTGGTACTGGTCaacaatgtattgattttgaaCAAATAAGTCCGGACCGGATTCCAATTCACCAAATGTCAAAG tTGCAACTTGTAATTAAAACCTTACCAGAATTACCAGCTGGAGCAAAATATCGTTGTGTTTTTGGCAAAAGTGATCCATTAGATGCAGTTGTTACACAGTTTGGATTACAGTGCTCAACTCCTTCAATTCAATCACGtccaaaaattccaaaaaaccaagatcatatttatgtatcttTGTCAGTAAGATCTTCTGAAACAAATAAGGACTTTGTAAGCAGAAATTTTGCTTACTACGATTGTTCAGCTCATACAAGATGTATGGAGTGTGTTAAATCTCAATGGGCATGTAATTGGTGTGTCTATGAgaataaatgtacaaataatgtaTCCAGTTGTCAGCGTATTATTATCAGTGGTGAAAAT aatccTACTCGTCTCAAAAGCCATGGTGCAATGTATTGTCCACGGTTTGTACAACCagctcaaaaaatattactacctAACGGTGTTCCTAAAGAAATAGTTTTACAAGTAGAAAATTTACCTAATCCTCAAGTTGGACATACAGGTtttcaatgtataattaacattgAAGGAGCTAAACTAATGGTTCCTGCGAGGgtagaagaaaaatatatcgtcTGCGATAAGACtact tactcATATGAAACTAATTCTGGAGAATATGATGCTATGGTCAGTATGGTTTGGAACAGAAACCATCATGTTGATACAATAAATGtgacattatataaatgtgataTTCTTGGATCTCATAGAGAACACCCTGACTGTTCATTATGTGTTACACGGAATCGCAAATATCAATGTACTTGGTGCTTAAGTACTTGTGTGTATTCAGAAACCTGCTTAGAAAAATCTAGCAATGAATGTCCAAAACCAAGAATAGAtatg ataaaacctCTCAGTGGACCAATTGAAGGTGGTACTATGGTCACTATTGAAGGAAGTAATTTAGGTCTAAACAGAGAAGATGTTTGGGGAAAAATCCATATAGGTGGTATTTTGTGTCATTTAGTTGATTATGAAGTTTCTGTAAAAATAGTATGTAGAACTGGGCCATCAAATACTGAAAAGATTGCTTCTATTGTTGTTGGAAATAATGCTGGCCTGACTGAATCATCCGTACATTTCAACTacaag aGTGTTAAGCTTGATAAAGTAACTCCTAGCATGGGACCCCAAAGTGGTGGTACTCTTTTGGCCATTAGTGgacataatttaaacattggaAGTTCGGTGACTGCATTCCTTGATAATTTTCCATGTACAGTCAATACAACTCATGCTTCAAGCACCAGACTTACTTGTGTGACATCGGCAGCTAATAGACCACTGACTGTAAATTCAATGCATTTAATCATTGATGGTTCCAATAGAACATTGGCTAAACCTTTTACATATCGAAGTGATCCAACTGTTGCTGAAATTAAACCATTAATTAGCTTTTTGTCTGGAGGGAGAATGATAACAGTTCACGGtacaaattttgatattatccAAAAGCCAGAAATGGTTATCTATGTTGATTCTGACTTCATCCATCCCATTAATAAGAct gaatgtATAGTTCTTAATTCAGCTCAAATGGAATGTCCATCCCCTTCTGCTAACAGTCAAttcttaaaaagtattaaaagttACCGGAAGCGAAGAAGACACACTGCCAATGGAAAATACTTAGATTCTTATTTGACTttgaaaattggttttatCATGGACAATGTTGCTGCTGTCAAAGATTtagaaaaacatttgaaaGTCTTACAGTCACAAATCGTGTATGTGCAAGATCcaaaatatttccaattttcaaatactattAAGTCATACAAAGGCGATACATTAGTTATAGAG ggtgaaaacttaaatttggCTTGTGATGAATCTGATGTTAATGTAACTATTGGAATGGAAGTATGCAATGTTACTTCATTGGCCAATACTCAACTAGTTTGTATTCCACCTCAATATCAACCACAACCTATTGATGATTTTGGTTCACCTACTAAAACAGGATTACCTTTGGTTGTG gtcCGTGTGggtaaaaaattaagattcaATGTGGGATACTTGCAATATGATGTGTTATCGACATATTCATTTTCACCTGAGGCAATTGCTGGTGCTGTCACAAGCGccttatgtataattataatttttttcattatattatttttataccgaAGAAAATCCACTCAAGCTGAAAGAGAGTATAAAcgtattcaaattcaaatggaTACATTAGAAAGCAATGTCCGCTCTGAGTGTAAACAAG CTTTTGCTGAATTACAAACTGATATGACTGACTTGACTGCAGATTTAGAATCTTCTGGTATACCTACATTAGATCacaatgaatacattttaaaagtattttttcctGGTGTTCGAGACCATCCTATTTTGAATGAATCAAAA gttGTTATTGCCGGATCAACCACAAATTATGATGCTGCTATGATGCAATTTGAGCagcttataaacaataaacattttgtattatcattCATTGATACTCTTGAATCTCAAAAAACTTTTAGCATCCGTGATAA agtCAATGTTGCTTCATTACTTATGGttgttttaatgaataaaatggaATATGCAACTGATGTATTAAGAAGTTTGTTACTTAGACTAATTGATAAATCAGTTATGTCTAAACATCCACATTTAATGCTTCGAAGAACTGAATCTGttgttgaaaaaatgttaaccaATTGGATGGCACTCAACATGTATAAGTATCTTAAAGATTATGCAGGGTCATCActgtttttactttataaagcCATTAAACATCAAGTAGAAAAAGGCCCAGTTGATGCATTGACATATGATGCTAGGTATAGTTTATCCGAAGATCGTTTACTTCGAGAACAAATAGATCATCGAGTTGTT aatttatatgttatgcaAGACGAATTAGATGATAAAGTGCAATGTAAAGTCTTAGACTGTGATACAATTAGTcaagttaaatcaaaaattcttgatgctgtatataaaaatacagctTTCTCTCTTAGACCATCGGTTTATGATGTTGATTTAG aatgGCGTCATGGACGGGGAGGTCATCTTACACTACAAGATTATGATGTTACTACCAAAAATTTGTGTGGATGGAAGAAGTTAAATACCCTGGCACATTATGGCGTAAAAGAATCTGCTGTAATGACCCTTATTCCACGCCAACATGACACATACAATAAATCTTGTATGCAATCATGCCataatt gtACATCTGGATACTATTCTGGTGCCATTATATCAACAACTAATGGAGGCATTGAGACTGGTTCTAGTTCCACTGGTActgtatatcatttaattagaTCTACTGATACACAGCAacaatatcatacaaataaaatgccAGAAAGAACTCATAAGGCGATTCCAGAGATATTTTTGACTAGATTATTATCAACAAAAGGAACAATTCAGAAATTTGTCGATGACTTTTTCTCAACAATTTTAGCAGCTAATGAAACTCTTCCGCCAGCTGTAAAAtggttatttgatttatttgatgATGCTGCtaaaaagtacaatataattgatCCAGAAGTCGTTCATTCTTGGAAGTCcaatag tctTCCATTGAGGTTTTGGGTGAACTTCATTAAAAATCCAGAtttcatatttgatattgacAAAACTCCTACTGTAGACTCTTGTTTATCAGTTATTGCTCAAACATTTATGGATTCATGTTCAACTTCTGATCATAGATTAGGAAAAGATTCACCATCAAATAAACTTCTTTTTGCAAAAGATATACCCCAGTATAGAGAGACTGTATtaag attTTATAGTGACATTCAAAAATTACCTCAAATAACTGATCAAGAACTAAGCACAACTATGCAACAGTTATCTGTTTCTCATTTTGGCCAATTCCACATAGTTTCTGCTTTGAaagaattgtatatttatgcttctaaatataatgatgcc attttgGATTCATTAGAATTGGATCCGTATTGTCAAAAGATTAACCTCAGTCATAAGTTAAATAAGGTGGCTGGGACACTTGAAGGTGATGAAGCGGCCATATGCTGA